The following are encoded together in the Halobaculum limi genome:
- a CDS encoding 3-oxoacyl-ACP synthase, with product MSEDGDGAVESPSRTVGLTGLGTYVPDQVLTGEEIAEASGIPENVVVEKMGMREKRVCPPDDDHASDMCVNAGREALADAGVDASDLDLVLYHGSEYKDHVVWSAAADVCERLDASNAYAHESYTLCAGAPIAIRHTAAQLRVGDVDRALLVTASREEDLVDYTDEDASFMFNFGSGAAALVLEADPDESQVRAVVRESAATTDGSFSRDVVMPAGGSANPPSDATVARGDHTLTVPDPNGMKERLADVSAPAFLSVTDEALANSGYSRDDVDFLALTHMKRSFHEYLCDELGVSEESSYYLDDYGHVQSADQVLALQEGLDAEAVADGDVVLFLAAGTGYTWASTVLEWVDS from the coding sequence ATGAGTGAGGACGGCGACGGGGCAGTGGAGTCTCCCAGCCGTACAGTCGGCCTCACCGGCCTCGGCACGTACGTCCCCGATCAGGTACTAACCGGCGAGGAGATAGCCGAGGCGAGTGGCATACCGGAGAACGTTGTCGTCGAGAAAATGGGGATGCGCGAGAAGCGCGTCTGCCCGCCCGACGACGACCACGCCAGCGATATGTGCGTGAACGCGGGACGGGAGGCGCTAGCGGACGCGGGTGTCGACGCCAGCGACCTCGATCTGGTCTTGTACCACGGCAGCGAGTACAAAGACCACGTCGTCTGGTCGGCCGCCGCCGACGTCTGCGAACGACTCGACGCGTCGAACGCCTACGCACACGAGTCGTACACGCTGTGTGCGGGCGCACCGATCGCCATCCGCCACACTGCCGCGCAACTGCGTGTCGGCGACGTCGACCGCGCGTTACTCGTGACCGCGAGCCGTGAGGAAGACCTCGTCGATTATACCGACGAGGACGCGAGCTTTATGTTCAACTTCGGGTCGGGTGCGGCAGCGCTGGTGCTTGAAGCCGACCCCGACGAGTCACAGGTGCGGGCGGTCGTCCGCGAGTCGGCGGCGACCACGGACGGGAGTTTCTCCCGCGACGTGGTGATGCCTGCCGGTGGGTCGGCGAACCCGCCGAGCGACGCGACCGTCGCCCGCGGTGACCACACGCTGACCGTCCCCGACCCGAACGGAATGAAGGAGCGACTCGCCGACGTCTCCGCGCCAGCGTTTCTGTCGGTCACGGACGAGGCACTCGCCAACTCCGGATACAGCCGCGACGACGTTGACTTCCTCGCACTCACGCACATGAAGCGGTCGTTCCACGAGTACCTGTGCGACGAACTCGGCGTCAGTGAGGAGTCGTCGTACTACCTCGACGACTACGGCCACGTGCAGAGCGCAGACCAGGTACTCGCCTTGCAAGAAGGACTGGATGCCGAAGCTGTCGCCGACGGCGACGTGGTCTTGTTCCTCGCCGCAGGGACCGGCTACACGTGGGCTTCGACTGTGCTGGAGTGGGTCGACAGCTAA
- a CDS encoding 2-oxo acid dehydrogenase subunit E2, with protein MATPDSTADRPAGATRTVREERRPTPMRRTIARRLHESYSEAVHVTASRVVDAEALLAAVERADTGDAHHPTVSDLLLVAVSETLTRHPAFNATFEDGTHRLYEEHNVGYGVDIDGGLVAPVVADVGSLSLSAVHDRRTQAVERVRTGEFDAADLAGGTFTVSNLGPLGVDSFTPIINPPQVAILGVGRLRERAVRDDGDGVAFRRHLPLDLSFDHRVVDGADAGRFLRTLAEQIEDAERLLDR; from the coding sequence GTGGCGACGCCCGACTCGACGGCCGACCGTCCCGCGGGAGCCACGCGAACGGTACGCGAGGAGCGTCGGCCTACGCCGATGCGGCGAACGATCGCCCGCCGACTCCACGAGAGTTACAGCGAGGCGGTCCACGTCACCGCCAGTCGCGTCGTCGACGCGGAGGCGTTGCTGGCGGCGGTCGAGCGTGCCGACACCGGCGACGCTCACCACCCGACCGTTTCGGATCTCCTCCTCGTCGCCGTCTCGGAGACGTTAACGCGACATCCGGCGTTCAACGCGACGTTCGAGGACGGGACACACCGGCTGTACGAGGAGCACAACGTCGGCTACGGCGTCGACATCGACGGCGGCCTCGTCGCGCCGGTCGTCGCGGACGTCGGATCGCTGTCGCTGTCAGCAGTCCACGACCGGCGAACCCAGGCGGTCGAGCGCGTTCGAACGGGCGAGTTCGACGCAGCAGACCTCGCTGGCGGGACGTTCACCGTCTCGAACCTCGGACCCCTCGGCGTCGACTCGTTCACGCCGATCATCAACCCGCCGCAGGTCGCGATCCTCGGCGTGGGTCGACTCCGCGAACGGGCGGTTCGCGACGACGGCGACGGCGTCGCGTTCAGGCGACACCTCCCGCTGGATCTGAGTTTCGATCACCGCGTCGTCGACGGCGCGGACGCCGGGCGGTTCCTCCGAACGCTCGCCGAGCAGATCGAGGACGCCGAACGCCTACTCGATCGGTGA
- a CDS encoding lipoyl domain-containing protein, which translates to MSQTGRVPVDSEAVWPGDTDDDVALLLNWFRAEGSRVEEGDRIAEFQVEKVDVDVPAPVTGTLAEVVVDEDGEFERGAILAYIEAEA; encoded by the coding sequence ATGAGTCAGACCGGACGCGTCCCCGTCGACAGCGAGGCCGTCTGGCCGGGCGACACCGACGACGACGTTGCGCTGCTGCTCAACTGGTTCCGCGCCGAGGGGAGCCGAGTCGAAGAGGGCGACCGGATCGCCGAGTTCCAAGTCGAGAAGGTCGACGTCGACGTGCCCGCGCCGGTCACCGGGACGCTCGCGGAGGTCGTCGTCGACGAGGACGGCGAGTTCGAGCGGGGAGCCATCCTCGCGTACATCGAGGCGGAGGCGTAA
- a CDS encoding alpha-ketoacid dehydrogenase subunit beta produces the protein MSTPEQETTGRTATMSDAMVEAIAHEMRSNDEVFYMGEDVADYGGIFDSTTGLLDEFGRDRVMDVPISETAYIGAAVGAAQAGMRPIAELMFVDFAGVCFDQIYNQMAKNTYMSGGAVSVPMVLTTAVGGGYNDAAQHSQTLYGMFAHLPGMKVVVPSTAYDAKGLMHNAIRDDDPVVYMYHKRLMGIGWMPAPDGPKTPVPEEDYTIPFGKADVKREGDDVTVVTLGLHVHRALDAAETLADDEGIDAEVIDLRTLKPLDRETVIESVAKTGKLLVVDEDYRSFGVTGEIIASVAEADLGSLEAVERLAIPDVPIPYSRPLEDAVIPGTDDIATAIRSLHE, from the coding sequence ATGAGCACCCCTGAACAGGAGACGACCGGCCGGACTGCGACGATGAGCGACGCGATGGTCGAGGCCATCGCCCACGAGATGCGGTCGAACGACGAGGTGTTCTACATGGGCGAGGACGTCGCCGACTACGGCGGAATCTTCGACTCCACGACCGGCCTCCTCGACGAGTTCGGTCGCGACCGAGTGATGGACGTACCCATCAGCGAGACGGCGTACATCGGCGCGGCCGTCGGCGCCGCCCAGGCCGGAATGCGTCCCATCGCCGAACTGATGTTCGTCGACTTCGCCGGCGTCTGCTTCGACCAGATATACAACCAGATGGCGAAGAACACCTATATGAGCGGGGGCGCAGTCTCCGTGCCGATGGTGTTGACGACCGCCGTCGGCGGCGGGTACAACGACGCCGCACAGCACTCGCAGACGCTGTACGGGATGTTCGCACATCTCCCTGGGATGAAAGTGGTCGTTCCGTCGACTGCCTACGACGCGAAGGGGCTGATGCACAACGCCATCCGCGACGACGACCCCGTCGTCTACATGTACCACAAACGGCTGATGGGTATCGGCTGGATGCCTGCGCCCGACGGCCCGAAGACGCCGGTGCCCGAGGAAGACTACACCATCCCGTTCGGGAAGGCCGACGTCAAGCGCGAGGGCGACGACGTCACGGTGGTCACGCTCGGTCTCCACGTCCACCGGGCGCTTGACGCCGCAGAAACGCTTGCCGACGACGAGGGTATCGACGCCGAGGTGATCGACCTGCGGACGCTGAAACCGCTCGACAGAGAGACGGTGATCGAGTCGGTCGCGAAGACCGGGAAGCTCCTCGTCGTCGACGAAGACTACCGCTCGTTCGGCGTCACCGGTGAGATCATCGCCAGCGTCGCGGAGGCGGACCTCGGGTCGCTGGAGGCCGTCGAGCGTCTCGCCATCCCCGACGTGCCTATCCCGTACTCGCGGCCGCTGGAGGACGCGGTCATCCCAGGGACCGACGACATCGCAACGGCGATCCGCTCGCTCCACGAATGA
- a CDS encoding thiamine pyrophosphate-dependent dehydrogenase E1 component subunit alpha, whose protein sequence is MYEDMVTARLYEERLQEEYMEGKRPGFDISAGEIPGELHLAAGHEAAAAGVCAHLRDDDTVTATHRPHHIAIAKGVDLKRMTAEIFGREAGLCKGKGGHMHLFDPDVNFACSGIIAEGCPPAVGAAMAAQKRGTDSVAVSYVGEGAIDQGGFLESLNLASVHDLPVVFVIEDNDWAISMPKERVTDVEDGSKRADGFDMPGVRVDSDDVLAVYEAAAEAVGRARDGNGPTLLEVQVHRRMGHFMGDPETYRPEADQRAAVERDSIERLAEDMHEFGVTDGDLDEIRERATDRIGEAIAWAKDQPRPAPEAALEDMFTNPPSGVTDEEQAHSGAGAAAGGDD, encoded by the coding sequence CTGTACGAGGATATGGTGACAGCCCGCCTGTACGAAGAGCGCCTCCAAGAGGAGTATATGGAGGGGAAGCGTCCGGGCTTCGACATCAGCGCCGGAGAGATACCAGGTGAACTCCACCTCGCGGCGGGCCACGAGGCGGCAGCCGCGGGCGTGTGCGCACATCTCCGAGACGACGACACCGTCACCGCGACCCACCGGCCGCACCACATCGCCATCGCGAAGGGCGTCGATCTGAAGCGAATGACCGCGGAGATTTTCGGACGAGAGGCCGGCCTGTGCAAAGGGAAGGGAGGTCATATGCACCTGTTCGACCCCGACGTGAACTTCGCGTGCAGTGGCATCATCGCGGAAGGATGCCCGCCGGCGGTCGGCGCGGCGATGGCCGCGCAGAAACGGGGCACCGACAGCGTCGCGGTTTCGTACGTCGGTGAAGGTGCTATCGACCAGGGCGGCTTCCTCGAGTCGCTCAACCTCGCGAGCGTCCACGACCTGCCGGTCGTGTTCGTCATCGAAGACAACGACTGGGCGATCAGTATGCCGAAAGAGCGAGTCACAGACGTCGAAGACGGCTCCAAGCGTGCGGACGGCTTCGACATGCCGGGCGTCCGCGTCGACTCCGACGACGTCCTCGCGGTGTACGAGGCAGCCGCAGAGGCGGTCGGCCGTGCACGCGACGGGAACGGTCCGACGCTGTTGGAGGTGCAGGTCCACCGTCGGATGGGCCACTTTATGGGCGACCCCGAGACGTACCGCCCGGAGGCGGACCAACGGGCCGCGGTCGAACGCGACAGTATCGAACGACTCGCCGAGGATATGCACGAGTTCGGCGTCACAGACGGCGACCTCGACGAGATTCGCGAGCGTGCGACCGACCGCATCGGCGAGGCCATCGCGTGGGCGAAAGACCAGCCACGACCCGCACCCGAGGCGGCACTCGAAGATATGTTCACGAACCCGCCGTCCGGCGTGACGGACGAGGAACAGGCGCATTCGGGTGCTGGCGCGGCCGCAGGAGGTGACGACTGA